Proteins found in one Schistocerca serialis cubense isolate TAMUIC-IGC-003099 chromosome 5, iqSchSeri2.2, whole genome shotgun sequence genomic segment:
- the LOC126482017 gene encoding putative gustatory receptor 28a has product MKVLKLNTGEKLDFFTAKSTVTLISRFRQNELSPSSPTTRVSCYIPLKQLQRAHFLLCEVSRNIDNFYSIQNLLQLISCFVCTVSYTYAFVMNVFKLKISTSKYAEDHIALSCFLLVIVNIWWLGSITYSSEVVRREFGNTGRLVKKLLLLLPTPVDRSCPAELQLFAQQLAGRSVSYSAAGLFSLDLSMVKPAVATAATYLVVLVQFGLSDISKQSNNGSNYLNETSR; this is encoded by the coding sequence ATGAAAGTCCTAAAACTAAATACAGGAGAAAAACTTGACTTTTTCACTGCAAAGTCGACTGTTACATTGATCAGCAGGTTTCGTCAAAACGAATTATCACCTAGTTCACCCACGACAAGAGTGAGCTGTTATATTCCTCTAAAACAATTACAGAGAGCCCATTTCCTTCTGTGTGAAGTGAGCCGAAACATCGACAACTTTTACAGCATACAAAATCTCCTGCAGCTAATTAGCTGCTTTGTGTGTACCGTATCGTACACATACGCGTTTGTGATGAACGTTTTTAAGTTAAAGATATCAACATCGAAATACGCAGAGGACCACATTGCATTGTCGTGCTTTTTGTTGGTTATAGTTAACATCTGGTGGCTCGGCAGCATTACATACAGCAGTGAAGTGGTCAGACGAGAATTTGGCAACACGGGGCGCCTGGTGaagaagctgctgctgctgctgccaacaCCAGTGGACCGCAGCTGTCCTGCGGAACTTCAACTGTTCGCCCAGCAGCTGGCTGGGCGGTCTGTCAGCTACAGCGCAGCAGGGCTCTTCTCGCTGGACCTGTCAATGGTGAAGCCAGCTGTGGCCACCGCCGCCACCTACCTCGTCGTTCTCGTCCAATTTGGTTTGTCAGATATCAGCAAGCAGTCAAACAACGGGAGTAACTACCTTAATGAGACTTCCAGATAA